The Mesorhizobium sp. B1-1-8 genome contains a region encoding:
- a CDS encoding caspase family protein: MLRCYAFLAALILVGFTAFDAHADRRVALVIGNSEYQQIPALKNPDRDARDVANTFRLAGFDVFVAKDLTKLQFEERFRQYLAAADGADLAVVYYSGHGFQIGGENFLIPVDASLKDAADIEVQAIKLDDVLEQLRTKSKIQVIILDACRNNPFPRKDYWLKDQLIVAGGSGLAQVKSSLNTLIAFATEPGAVAYDGTGDLSPFSSAFSRRALAPNQEIRTVMAAVRRDVVKATNGKQVPWENSSLIDDVVLVRSESLSAAEKIQPSGVGPVALNLPGGAAEAIESRDISIPVGVGPVSLKLGFPTTNPAVSLKLASYPATGTLSLPDRTLPPQSSLTADEIDNLRYEPQIGSATPVEIGFEIRAGNASRPATMKLSPSLNPCDQAAGAPLDLQGVVPGRSPNEIGGAAVEACEAAVKAYPDVARFHYELGRALLAAGKVGEAAKAIQEAADKGHVRAVFELGSIASSGIGTAVDPAKASGFYSRASDKGDPYAMAAWGRALFNGLGVQRDTGKGLDLLLKAAAMGHVNAMNDLALIFQEGRNGVPADPARALAFLKAGIERQGVYSMSILGLPARSASTVAVCKPKVVRKIVTKIKVVHIPTPTMPEVFQTPVKPRQNDAGPAPWRGSDGDHPEPRGSTGGGSQGSSGSTDTGSSVGSDRVSTGL, encoded by the coding sequence AACACGTTCCGGCTGGCCGGTTTCGACGTGTTCGTCGCCAAGGATCTCACCAAGCTCCAGTTCGAGGAGCGGTTCCGCCAGTATCTTGCGGCGGCCGACGGCGCCGACCTGGCTGTCGTCTATTATTCAGGCCATGGCTTCCAGATCGGCGGCGAGAACTTCCTGATCCCGGTCGATGCTTCGCTGAAGGACGCTGCCGACATTGAGGTCCAGGCGATCAAGCTTGACGACGTGCTTGAGCAGCTGCGCACGAAATCGAAGATCCAGGTCATCATCCTCGATGCCTGCCGCAACAATCCTTTCCCGCGCAAGGATTATTGGCTGAAGGACCAGTTGATCGTCGCCGGCGGCAGCGGTCTTGCGCAGGTGAAGAGCTCCCTGAACACCCTGATTGCCTTCGCCACGGAGCCCGGTGCGGTTGCCTATGACGGAACCGGCGACCTCAGTCCGTTCTCGTCTGCCTTTTCACGCCGCGCGCTGGCGCCGAACCAGGAGATACGCACGGTGATGGCGGCGGTTCGCCGCGACGTGGTCAAGGCCACCAACGGCAAGCAGGTTCCGTGGGAAAACTCCTCGCTGATCGATGACGTGGTGCTGGTGCGCAGCGAGAGCCTATCGGCAGCGGAGAAAATCCAGCCGTCGGGCGTCGGGCCTGTCGCGCTGAACCTGCCCGGCGGGGCCGCCGAGGCGATCGAAAGCCGCGACATCAGCATTCCTGTCGGCGTTGGCCCGGTTTCATTGAAGCTGGGCTTCCCGACCACGAATCCCGCGGTCAGCCTGAAGCTCGCGAGCTATCCGGCAACCGGCACGCTGTCCCTGCCGGATCGCACGCTGCCGCCTCAATCGAGCCTGACGGCCGATGAAATCGACAATTTGCGTTACGAGCCGCAGATCGGCTCGGCAACTCCTGTCGAAATTGGCTTCGAAATCCGCGCCGGCAACGCGTCCAGGCCGGCGACGATGAAACTGTCGCCAAGCCTCAATCCCTGCGACCAGGCCGCGGGCGCACCGCTGGACCTGCAAGGCGTCGTCCCCGGCAGGTCGCCGAACGAGATCGGTGGCGCGGCTGTCGAGGCCTGCGAGGCGGCGGTGAAGGCCTACCCCGATGTCGCCCGCTTTCACTACGAGCTCGGACGGGCGCTGCTGGCGGCCGGCAAGGTCGGCGAGGCCGCGAAGGCCATTCAGGAAGCCGCCGACAAGGGACATGTCCGCGCCGTCTTCGAGCTTGGCTCCATCGCCTCGTCCGGAATAGGGACGGCCGTAGACCCAGCGAAGGCGAGCGGCTTCTATTCGCGAGCTTCCGACAAGGGAGACCCCTATGCCATGGCCGCCTGGGGACGCGCCTTGTTCAATGGTCTCGGCGTCCAGCGCGATACCGGCAAAGGGCTGGACCTGCTGCTCAAGGCGGCGGCGATGGGGCATGTCAATGCCATGAACGATCTCGCGCTGATCTTCCAGGAAGGCCGCAATGGCGTGCCCGCCGATCCGGCCCGCGCCCTGGCCTTCCTCAAAGCCGGCATCGAGCGGCAGGGCGTGTATTCGATGAGCATTCTCGGCCTCCCCGCGCGCAGCGCCTCAACGGTCGCGGTGTGCAAGCCCAAGGTCGTGCGAAAAATAGTCACGAAGATAAAGGTGGTCCATATACCCACGCCCACGATGCCGGAGGTCTTCCAGACACCGGTCAAGCCAAGACAGAACGACGCCGGACCGGCGCCTTGGCGTGGCAGCGACGGCGATCATCCCGAGCCTCGCGGCAGCACCGGCGGCGGCTCTCAAGGCAGCAGCGGCAGCACTGATACCGGCAGCAGCGTCGGCTCTGACAGAGTCAGCACAGGGCTCTAA